Proteins encoded within one genomic window of Cellulomonas xiejunii:
- a CDS encoding ATP-binding protein, producing MLDPLFTDMGADPQASPRASFTQNTMLPDPQWRAELLQVANWGGFEGVVPIEFATGSTLLSGASGAGKSTILDAYIALMMDSSTSFNGASNEAQSGRARSAEQRNLLSYLRGKLDTTEEDGQQVDKVLRGRGKPTWGAVAMTFVSDHGHRFTAARTYWVPARATRSGEISMRMLTLDGGFDLHDLERFAVVGDDHFPTQQLRAAFPMMRTHDKYVAFSQAIFTKLGIGAGGEGTKALRLLARIQAGQHIRTVDELYKDMVLERPETFEKADLAIGHFNELEASYQAMVDDQRKVETLRPITAAYTERQAAVQQLHDLDTLGLTTPGDTPARLWQLRTRSGLLEQRIRQVRDQLATNRELRHAIDAEEREAETRSNAAAAAYNDAGGQLLSALGVQIAKEHDTRTARNRRLEQVQQVATVEALPLAGRNDFDAVRQVADTLASALGKRLDDLDNEHARLGHESYPLHQRKSEVATEKDSLSKRKGRVPADLDNQRREAASAAGLDVEDLPFVAELIDIRSEHDQWRLAIETLLAGEARTMLVPREHLERLSRAINSLPWRKRLHFEGVERHACEPGLPADDTLVTGKLTFKDSPYAGWVKRKVLSRNARCVYTPEELAGDELRVTLSGQTRRGTRGAHGTTGQHSIIGFSNTDLIGDLDAEIAELEVHLTRIATQQADLREQSRTLNERNARFATVRQTAFDDIDVWSCDAKIQDLETQRHRLLAADSQLHELEEQASAAKAAYLKVAHRRQSLDEEREDLDARHAQLVEDQDTVHTNLYRIEDAGEVDLTPATQQMLDTAFAEAGGGDLEGFDSALVRTFDKLRATSREAQRRVEQTTEALERQFGLYKSTFDPDNPNLGVSVDAYREYAEILQAIESTGLHERRDKWRKALVEWSGEDLVPLAHAMTASIDEIEDRLGPINDILRQLPFGASDDRLQIRLRRLQRDNVTSFRAELKRLSSQATTGVSDDQLQRRFLDLQQFMARIRERADPHLPNNLAALADRDHLLDVRRHVEITAERRDVTLQNLLSTHSSLAGKSGGETQELVAFIVGAALRYRLGDDLRSRPRFAPVVIDEGFIKSDSEFAGRAVEAWRGLGFQLIIGAPLDKVTALEPYADLVLSVTKRVDKGYSYVTPLRTTTPGQPR from the coding sequence ATGCTCGACCCGCTGTTCACCGACATGGGCGCAGATCCACAGGCGTCACCCAGAGCGTCTTTCACGCAGAACACGATGCTGCCCGACCCGCAGTGGCGCGCCGAGCTGCTGCAGGTCGCGAACTGGGGCGGCTTCGAAGGCGTGGTCCCCATCGAGTTCGCGACCGGTTCGACGCTGCTGTCCGGTGCATCCGGCGCCGGCAAGTCGACCATTCTCGACGCGTACATCGCCCTGATGATGGATTCCTCGACGTCGTTCAACGGGGCGTCCAACGAGGCGCAGTCGGGACGGGCCCGCTCAGCCGAGCAGCGCAACCTGCTGTCGTACCTGCGCGGCAAGCTCGACACGACCGAGGAGGACGGGCAGCAGGTCGACAAGGTGCTACGCGGACGCGGCAAGCCCACGTGGGGTGCGGTCGCGATGACGTTCGTGTCCGACCACGGGCACCGGTTCACTGCCGCCCGCACGTACTGGGTACCTGCGCGGGCCACCCGGTCCGGGGAGATCTCGATGAGGATGCTCACCCTCGACGGAGGGTTCGACCTGCACGACCTCGAACGGTTCGCCGTCGTCGGTGACGACCACTTCCCCACGCAGCAGCTGCGTGCCGCGTTCCCCATGATGCGCACCCACGACAAATACGTCGCGTTCAGCCAAGCGATCTTCACCAAGCTCGGCATCGGCGCTGGCGGCGAAGGCACCAAGGCGCTGCGTCTGCTGGCCCGCATCCAGGCCGGCCAGCACATCCGCACCGTCGACGAGCTGTACAAGGACATGGTTCTGGAACGCCCAGAGACGTTCGAGAAGGCCGACCTGGCCATCGGACACTTCAACGAGCTCGAGGCGTCCTACCAGGCGATGGTCGACGACCAGCGCAAGGTCGAGACCCTGCGCCCCATCACCGCCGCCTACACCGAGCGGCAGGCAGCCGTGCAGCAGCTGCACGACCTGGACACCCTCGGCCTGACCACCCCCGGAGACACCCCCGCCAGGCTGTGGCAGCTTCGGACCCGCTCCGGACTGCTCGAGCAGCGCATCAGGCAGGTTCGCGACCAGCTGGCGACGAACCGCGAGCTGCGCCACGCCATCGACGCCGAGGAACGTGAGGCCGAGACCAGGTCCAACGCGGCCGCCGCGGCGTACAACGACGCCGGCGGGCAGCTTCTGAGCGCTCTGGGCGTTCAGATCGCCAAGGAGCACGACACGCGGACCGCCCGGAACCGCCGCCTGGAGCAAGTGCAGCAGGTCGCCACCGTAGAGGCGCTGCCGTTGGCCGGGCGCAACGACTTCGACGCGGTGCGCCAGGTCGCCGACACCCTCGCTTCGGCGCTGGGCAAGCGACTCGACGACCTCGACAACGAGCATGCCCGGCTGGGTCACGAGTCGTACCCGCTGCACCAGCGCAAGTCCGAGGTGGCCACTGAGAAGGACTCGCTGTCGAAGCGCAAGGGTCGTGTCCCAGCCGACCTGGACAACCAGCGCCGGGAAGCAGCCAGCGCAGCAGGCCTCGACGTCGAGGACCTGCCCTTCGTCGCCGAGCTTATCGACATCCGCAGTGAGCACGACCAATGGCGGCTGGCGATCGAGACGCTCCTCGCGGGCGAAGCCCGTACGATGCTCGTGCCCCGCGAGCACCTCGAGCGGCTCTCGCGCGCAATCAACTCGCTTCCCTGGCGCAAGCGTCTTCACTTCGAGGGCGTCGAACGGCACGCCTGCGAACCGGGCCTGCCGGCCGACGACACACTGGTGACAGGCAAGTTGACGTTCAAGGACTCGCCGTACGCCGGCTGGGTCAAGCGCAAGGTTCTGTCCCGCAACGCCCGCTGCGTGTACACCCCCGAGGAGCTTGCCGGCGACGAGCTGCGCGTCACCCTCAGCGGGCAGACCCGCCGCGGCACCCGAGGTGCGCACGGCACGACCGGGCAGCACTCGATCATCGGGTTCAGCAACACCGACTTGATCGGCGACCTCGACGCTGAGATCGCCGAGCTTGAGGTACATCTGACGCGGATCGCCACGCAGCAGGCGGACCTCAGGGAGCAGAGCCGGACCCTGAACGAACGCAACGCGCGGTTCGCCACCGTGCGTCAGACCGCGTTCGACGATATCGACGTGTGGTCCTGCGACGCCAAGATCCAGGACCTGGAGACGCAGCGTCATCGCCTGCTGGCCGCCGACAGCCAGCTGCACGAGCTGGAGGAACAGGCATCTGCAGCCAAGGCTGCGTACCTGAAGGTCGCGCACCGCCGGCAGTCCCTGGACGAGGAGCGCGAGGACCTCGACGCACGACACGCGCAGCTCGTCGAAGACCAAGATACCGTCCACACCAACCTGTACCGCATCGAGGACGCCGGCGAGGTCGACCTGACCCCGGCCACGCAGCAGATGCTCGACACCGCGTTCGCGGAGGCGGGCGGCGGTGACCTCGAGGGGTTCGATTCCGCCCTGGTTCGGACATTCGACAAGCTGCGCGCCACCTCACGTGAGGCGCAGCGCCGAGTGGAGCAGACGACCGAGGCCCTCGAGCGGCAGTTCGGGCTGTACAAGTCCACATTCGACCCGGACAACCCGAACCTCGGGGTGAGCGTGGACGCGTACCGCGAGTACGCCGAGATCCTCCAGGCTATCGAGTCCACCGGGCTGCACGAACGACGTGACAAGTGGCGCAAGGCACTCGTGGAGTGGAGTGGGGAGGACCTCGTGCCGCTGGCGCACGCGATGACGGCCTCCATCGACGAGATCGAGGACCGCCTCGGCCCGATCAACGACATCCTTCGCCAGCTGCCGTTCGGGGCATCCGACGACCGGTTGCAGATCCGGCTGCGAAGGCTGCAGCGGGACAACGTGACGTCGTTCCGGGCCGAGCTCAAGCGCCTGTCGTCGCAGGCCACGACCGGCGTCAGCGACGACCAGCTGCAGCGACGCTTCCTCGACCTACAGCAGTTCATGGCCCGGATCCGTGAGCGCGCCGACCCGCACCTGCCGAACAACCTGGCCGCACTGGCCGACCGCGACCACCTGCTCGACGTGCGCCGGCACGTGGAGATCACCGCCGAACGCCGCGACGTGACGCTGCAGAACCTGCTGTCGACCCACTCGTCCCTGGCGGGCAAGAGCGGCGGGGAGACCCAGGAGCTTGTCGCGTTCATCGTCGGTGCAGCCCTGCGGTACCGCCTCGGGGACGACCTGCGTTCACGTCCGAGGTTCGCCCCCGTAGTCATCGATGAAGGGTTCATCAAGTCCGACAGCGAGTTCGCAGGTCGTGCCGTCGAGGCGTGGCGTGGGCTGGGGTTCCAGCTGATCATCGGCGCCCCGCTGGACAAGGTGACCGCCCTGGAGCCGTACGCCGACCTCGTCCTGTCGGTCACCAAGCGCGTCGACAAGGGGTACTCGTACGTCACGCCCCTGCGAACCACCACACCCGGGCAGCCGCGGTGA
- a CDS encoding DUF4194 domain-containing protein yields the protein MSIDTERDIDDESVESGSRTAEFEGDDGRLDPDQRKALITMLKHRFITAESHPKAWATITADPRPIRRHLHDMYLELVLDRGREVAYKRQVAPEGGAAPFPTLLYDTAWNREETLLLVYLRTRYLNQSAAGETRVYVDREEMQEFVAQRRPAHATDLSGDRRSVNFAIGALHKAGMLIGASTGDRFVVSRAVEVMLPIDKLHTLLAWVRERNSDEQDPATQVDEAAADLRGDDQSAADAELTGIGGLA from the coding sequence ATGAGCATCGACACTGAAAGGGACATCGACGACGAATCCGTCGAGTCCGGGTCGCGGACCGCGGAGTTCGAGGGGGACGACGGCCGGCTCGACCCCGACCAGCGCAAGGCGCTGATCACGATGCTCAAGCACCGGTTCATCACCGCGGAGTCCCACCCCAAGGCTTGGGCGACGATCACCGCAGACCCCCGACCGATACGCCGGCACCTTCACGACATGTACCTCGAACTGGTCCTGGACCGCGGCCGGGAGGTCGCCTACAAGAGGCAGGTCGCACCCGAAGGCGGCGCCGCACCGTTCCCCACACTGCTGTACGACACAGCATGGAACCGTGAGGAGACCTTGCTGCTGGTGTACCTGCGCACCCGGTACCTGAACCAGAGTGCCGCCGGGGAGACCCGGGTGTACGTCGACCGGGAGGAGATGCAGGAGTTCGTCGCCCAGCGCCGCCCGGCGCACGCGACGGACCTGTCCGGTGACCGCCGCAGCGTCAACTTCGCCATCGGCGCGCTGCACAAGGCAGGCATGCTGATCGGCGCGTCGACCGGGGACAGGTTCGTGGTGTCCCGCGCCGTGGAAGTGATGCTGCCGATCGACAAGCTGCACACCCTGCTGGCCTGGGTGCGCGAACGCAACAGCGACGAGCAGGACCCGGCGACCCAGGTCGACGAGGCCGCCGCCGACCTGCGGGGCGACGACCAGAGCGCTGCCGACGCTGAGCTGACGGGCATCGGGGGTTTGGCGTGA